From one Treponema denticola genomic stretch:
- a CDS encoding DEAD/DEAH box helicase, protein MRFPITNADKPGLRNAQIGAIYAVASYATLNSKDAAVIVMPTGSGKTTVVMMAPYLLKKNKVLIVTPSAMVRNQIANDYAYLRTLKYVGVFSKQTNAPIIYEAKHLYSTDYNENILRADVVIATHQVALSISESQIRQNFDYIIIDEAHHVPAPTWQRIIKNMIDIPSLLVTATPFRLDKKEIKGKTVYNYPLSRAYKDGIFGEIMFNPIEEGPEKDKRIALEAERILFNDRESGYDHFLMIRTDTKDKAKKLEELYKDVTKLKLERIDSTMSTKTVEKTIKLLKEKKLDGIICVDMLGEGFDFPNLKIAAIHEPHKSLASTLQFIGRFARTNAEKIGTAKFIAMNDDNLKIENNKLYSSDAAWQDMIISMSEEKIEGDLEVNEILSQFTKPENKDELISLNNIRPNCHAKVYKVSNFNIYGDFPEELKVGENIYRSKEMNSILGISQISSTPLWLDGDSVLNNEFGLYIVHYQPNTKLMFIYSQNKTEAVYELIAESFAEHYDKIPRDEMNRVLAEFSDYEFFNTGMQNRYSESGESYRIYAGSNTASSIDETTGKMLSAGHAFCKVKKDGSTSTIGYSSGSKFWSSSYLNIPEYIKWCDLFGEKISNNKLKVKTNTNYDKLPIPVRILEYETDILFCFLDRKAFISPCTIVYRENLDAKALITDITLKVIEVNKNKIKFGVQLFDVTEVLTCDVTGKYNSEKEEFICKNGKEEYSLAEYFSNNPLSFKTTDDTVYYGQEVLKGNLELEKYDQNRICSFNWDDMNVDTSLECGIGINGMISIQDGLRNYLKQELKFSHIIFDHGTGEIADFITFEENGDFIYVEMYHCKAMKGKTFNSSVDDVYEVTQQAIKSSIWVSSKAMLLKKINDRVLGAKNDKFLRGEFRTLKEILQSSKLLQVKVYVVQPAISKSVEIPNKIGTILSAGASFIKNTGKIQELLIIGSE, encoded by the coding sequence GTGAGATTTCCAATTACAAACGCAGATAAACCCGGGCTTCGAAATGCTCAAATAGGGGCAATATATGCTGTTGCTTCTTATGCAACACTAAATTCAAAAGATGCAGCAGTTATTGTTATGCCAACAGGATCAGGTAAAACAACTGTTGTTATGATGGCACCATACCTTTTGAAAAAAAATAAAGTTTTGATTGTGACTCCTAGTGCTATGGTAAGGAATCAAATTGCAAATGACTATGCATATTTAAGAACATTAAAATATGTGGGTGTGTTTTCAAAACAGACTAATGCTCCAATCATATATGAAGCTAAGCACCTATATAGTACAGACTATAATGAGAATATTTTAAGAGCAGATGTAGTAATAGCTACTCATCAGGTTGCCTTATCAATTTCTGAATCACAAATTAGACAAAATTTTGATTATATTATTATTGATGAAGCACATCACGTTCCTGCACCGACATGGCAACGAATAATAAAAAATATGATAGACATACCATCTTTACTTGTTACTGCAACTCCATTTAGATTAGATAAAAAAGAAATAAAAGGAAAGACTGTTTATAACTATCCATTATCTAGAGCATATAAAGACGGAATTTTTGGGGAGATCATGTTTAATCCCATAGAAGAAGGTCCTGAAAAGGACAAACGCATTGCTTTAGAGGCAGAAAGAATCCTGTTTAATGATAGAGAAAGTGGATATGATCATTTTTTGATGATTAGAACTGATACAAAAGATAAAGCAAAGAAATTAGAAGAATTATACAAAGATGTTACAAAACTAAAATTGGAACGAATTGATAGCACTATGTCGACAAAAACTGTTGAAAAAACTATTAAGTTACTCAAAGAAAAAAAACTTGATGGTATTATTTGTGTAGATATGTTGGGTGAGGGCTTTGATTTTCCTAATTTAAAAATTGCTGCAATACATGAACCGCATAAATCGCTTGCTAGTACTCTTCAATTTATTGGGCGCTTTGCAAGAACTAATGCTGAAAAAATAGGTACTGCAAAGTTTATTGCTATGAATGATGATAATCTAAAAATTGAAAATAATAAATTATATTCTAGTGATGCTGCATGGCAGGATATGATAATTAGTATGTCAGAAGAAAAAATAGAGGGAGACTTAGAAGTTAACGAAATTCTAAGCCAGTTCACCAAGCCTGAAAATAAAGATGAGTTGATATCATTAAACAATATCAGACCAAATTGTCATGCAAAAGTTTATAAAGTTTCGAATTTTAACATATACGGGGATTTCCCAGAAGAGTTAAAAGTTGGAGAAAATATATATAGAAGTAAAGAAATGAATTCCATTTTAGGAATTTCACAGATAAGTAGTACACCATTATGGTTAGATGGAGATAGTGTATTAAATAATGAGTTCGGGTTATATATTGTTCATTACCAACCAAACACAAAGCTAATGTTTATATATTCACAAAATAAGACAGAAGCAGTATATGAATTAATAGCAGAATCTTTTGCAGAACATTATGATAAAATTCCACGCGATGAGATGAATAGAGTGCTGGCAGAGTTTTCTGATTACGAGTTTTTTAACACTGGAATGCAGAATAGATATTCAGAAAGCGGAGAATCATATAGGATTTATGCAGGTTCAAATACTGCTTCATCAATTGATGAGACAACAGGGAAAATGCTGTCTGCGGGACATGCATTTTGTAAGGTTAAAAAAGATGGTTCAACATCTACTATTGGTTATAGTAGTGGATCAAAATTTTGGAGCAGCTCATACTTAAATATTCCTGAATATATTAAATGGTGTGATTTATTTGGAGAAAAAATTTCTAATAATAAATTAAAAGTAAAAACAAATACAAACTATGATAAATTGCCAATACCTGTTAGGATTTTAGAATATGAAACAGATATACTATTTTGCTTTTTAGATAGAAAGGCCTTTATATCTCCTTGTACTATAGTGTATAGAGAAAATTTAGATGCGAAAGCATTAATTACAGATATTACGCTTAAAGTTATAGAGGTAAATAAAAATAAGATTAAATTTGGAGTTCAGTTATTTGATGTAACTGAAGTTTTAACTTGTGATGTAACGGGAAAATATAATTCAGAAAAAGAAGAATTTATTTGCAAAAATGGAAAAGAAGAATATTCATTGGCTGAATATTTTTCTAATAATCCCCTTTCGTTCAAGACGACTGATGATACAGTTTATTATGGGCAAGAAGTATTAAAAGGTAATTTAGAATTGGAAAAATACGATCAAAACCGTATTTGCTCATTTAACTGGGATGATATGAATGTGGATACAAGCTTAGAGTGCGGAATTGGAATTAATGGAATGATTTCCATTCAAGATGGACTTAGAAACTACTTAAAACAAGAATTAAAATTTTCACATATTATATTTGACCATGGAACTGGTGAGATTGCGGACTTTATTACATTTGAAGAAAATGGTGATTTTATATATGTTGAAATGTATCATTGTAAAGCAATGAAAGGCAAAACATTCAATTCATCGGTCGATGATGTATATGAAGTAACTCAACAGGCTATAAAAAGTTCTATTTGGGTTTCATCTAAGGCGATGCTTCTTAAGAAAATTAATGATAGAGTATTGGGTGCTAAAAATGATAAATTTTTAAGAGGAGAATTTAGAACCTTAAAAGAAATACTGCAAAGCTCAAAACTTTTACAAGTAAAAGTTTATGTTGTACAGCCTGCGATTAGCAAATCAGTTGAAATTCCAAATAAAATTGGTACTATACTTTCGGCTGGAGCATCGTTTATTAAAAATACAGGCAAGATTCAAGAACTGTTGATAATTGGAAGTGAATAA
- a CDS encoding MATE family efflux transporter codes for MNQDMKTQLLTKSPRELLFKLAIPGIIGMVVIGLYPFMDGVFAGRIIGDYAMSAISISMSLTLINGAVSALLGVGSASILSRAIGKGDTETVDKIFGNVCYWVLLFSVVITAAGVLSAPYFLEMVGAKGAIKDLGARYLRIVFLGSVFVNFAQAGNMTMRGEGALKQSMFIMGAGALLNIVLDPIFMFLMGEYAIEGAAIATVLSQMVQAVLTLRYFAKKSPFVKIHKIKKYKEIYREMFGIGSSAMLMQLLFAVQQTVLFKQAFTFGGDNWGILMSATMRLYMFSFIPLWGMSQGLQPVIGANYGAKQYERVRETMKLFMYGATLLAALSWVPAMLFSENLLSIFNVRPEIIAAGLINFKLFYSTFILYGIMIMTLTFFQSIGDAKKAGMIVLLRQLILFVPAMLILPLLFGSLTVWWAEPAVDFTMILIGFIMQQRVLRRL; via the coding sequence ATGAACCAAGATATGAAAACACAGTTATTAACAAAAAGTCCGAGGGAGCTGCTTTTTAAGCTGGCAATTCCCGGGATAATCGGAATGGTGGTTATCGGGTTGTATCCGTTTATGGACGGTGTATTTGCAGGAAGAATTATCGGCGATTATGCAATGTCCGCAATCAGCATCTCTATGTCGCTGACGCTGATAAACGGAGCAGTGTCGGCCTTGCTCGGTGTCGGAAGTGCTTCAATCCTGTCACGGGCAATCGGCAAGGGTGATACGGAAACGGTAGATAAAATCTTCGGCAATGTTTGTTATTGGGTGCTGCTTTTCTCGGTAGTGATTACGGCGGCAGGTGTGCTTTCAGCTCCGTACTTTTTGGAAATGGTGGGAGCAAAAGGAGCAATTAAAGATTTAGGCGCGCGGTATTTGCGGATTGTATTTTTAGGTTCGGTATTTGTAAACTTTGCTCAAGCCGGAAATATGACCATGAGAGGCGAGGGTGCTCTAAAACAATCCATGTTCATTATGGGAGCGGGGGCATTACTCAATATCGTGCTGGATCCGATTTTTATGTTCTTGATGGGAGAGTACGCAATTGAGGGAGCGGCGATTGCTACGGTACTGTCGCAAATGGTGCAGGCGGTTTTAACCCTGCGGTATTTTGCGAAAAAAAGTCCCTTTGTCAAAATACACAAAATTAAAAAGTATAAAGAAATTTACCGTGAAATGTTCGGCATCGGAAGCTCGGCTATGCTCATGCAGCTTTTGTTTGCAGTGCAGCAAACGGTTTTGTTCAAACAGGCGTTTACCTTCGGCGGCGATAACTGGGGGATTTTAATGTCCGCTACAATGCGGCTATACATGTTTTCGTTTATTCCGCTGTGGGGTATGAGTCAGGGCTTACAGCCGGTTATCGGTGCAAACTACGGAGCCAAGCAATACGAAAGAGTGCGGGAAACGATGAAGCTTTTTATGTACGGGGCAACGCTTCTTGCGGCTCTCTCGTGGGTTCCGGCAATGCTTTTTTCCGAAAACCTTTTATCAATCTTCAATGTACGCCCGGAAATAATTGCAGCAGGCCTTATCAATTTCAAACTGTTTTATTCTACATTTATTTTATACGGAATTATGATTATGACGCTTACCTTTTTCCAATCTATCGGAGACGCCAAAAAAGCCGGAATGATTGTCCTATTGCGTCAGCTCATCCTCTTTGTTCCCGCCATGCTGATTTTGCCGCTCTTGTTCGGAAGCCTCACCGTATGGTGGGCGGAACCTGCCGTTGATTTTACAATGATACTCATCGGCTTTATCATGCAGCAGAGGGTGTTGAGGAGGTTGTGA
- a CDS encoding MptD family putative ECF transporter S component encodes MKLKDIVRIAVLTVIGFAIGMAISMLTGTLGAIALYASAGFAAFAVGPVFVITAKKVKHRWTAFLFWLIYGLLYTLMGYWIMIPICLVSAVLAELIIGDYSSNVKVSIAFSAAMFVVAMHPIIFVKVLGAEGITKFAPSISSEQAQWMIQFYTGKAIAIAVACNIVLESLAGLFGTYINKKFFEKSSKKGVL; translated from the coding sequence ATGAAGTTAAAAGACATTGTACGGATAGCTGTGTTGACGGTTATCGGGTTTGCAATCGGAATGGCAATTTCGATGCTGACGGGAACACTGGGAGCCATAGCCTTATACGCTTCTGCAGGATTTGCCGCTTTTGCAGTCGGCCCTGTTTTTGTGATAACGGCTAAAAAAGTAAAACACCGCTGGACGGCATTTTTATTTTGGCTTATCTACGGATTGTTATATACCCTTATGGGCTATTGGATAATGATACCGATTTGTTTGGTTTCGGCAGTGCTTGCCGAGCTCATCATCGGCGATTATTCAAGCAATGTAAAAGTTTCAATCGCTTTTTCGGCTGCAATGTTTGTTGTTGCAATGCACCCGATTATATTTGTCAAAGTATTAGGTGCGGAAGGAATTACGAAGTTCGCTCCGTCTATTTCAAGTGAACAGGCTCAGTGGATGATTCAGTTTTATACGGGAAAAGCCATCGCAATAGCGGTAGCGTGCAACATCGTCTTGGAATCTTTGGCAGGCTTATTCGGTACCTATATCAACAAAAAGTTCTTTGAAAAGAGCAGTAAAAAGGGCGTATTATAA
- a CDS encoding TetR/AcrR family transcriptional regulator, with translation MGNGDFDLTHKKILECGKKIFKEKGFEKANLREICAQAGVTTGAFYGHFKDKEALFSELVQPVITDIEYHYSLLKQQSFTMYKKETVITKQTIESILDLKLKGAVGMVSYFFDNKDIFELLAFCSYGTKHEHFLDEIIEKEDENHLKILEMIHGKKKTAQVITKKGIHLLNHAYLYALSEVAVHCETKEEAEHNAYLIADFFNEGWKKMRTG, from the coding sequence ATGGGAAACGGAGATTTTGACCTTACGCATAAGAAAATTCTGGAATGCGGGAAAAAGATTTTCAAAGAGAAGGGCTTTGAAAAAGCCAATCTGCGGGAAATCTGTGCGCAGGCAGGTGTTACGACCGGAGCCTTTTATGGTCATTTTAAAGACAAAGAAGCTCTTTTTTCCGAATTGGTACAGCCGGTCATTACCGATATAGAGTACCATTATAGCTTGCTCAAACAACAAAGTTTTACAATGTATAAAAAAGAAACGGTAATTACAAAACAAACAATCGAATCCATTCTTGATTTAAAACTAAAGGGAGCCGTCGGTATGGTGTCCTATTTTTTTGATAACAAAGATATTTTCGAGCTCTTGGCGTTTTGTTCATACGGAACAAAACATGAGCATTTTTTAGATGAAATAATAGAAAAAGAAGATGAAAACCACCTGAAAATCTTGGAGATGATTCACGGGAAAAAGAAGACTGCCCAAGTAATCACCAAAAAAGGCATTCACTTACTGAACCATGCGTACCTGTATGCGCTATCCGAAGTTGCCGTTCATTGCGAAACAAAAGAAGAAGCCGAACACAATGCCTATTTAATTGCGGACTTCTTTAATGAAGGCTGGAAAAAAATGCGCACAGGTTAA
- a CDS encoding class I SAM-dependent methyltransferase encodes MNVYDLIAEHYSELFPLETEKLEFIQHICPLPGRLCDAGCATGELAMGLYQKGYDICGLDLNEKMIGIAEKKASCIRKTGELMFYHADIADIMQFGKCKGVLCFGNTLPHLHDEEALRRFFGSVYRSLEEHGIFIVEVLNYDRILTEKKMDFKDKETKDFIFKRHYDFLPDGDIRFTIEFTDKQRSTVGSDFTVLHPLKRQMLLALFKQAGFKSVSAYSDYSFTESRAEDYAVVYTANK; translated from the coding sequence ATGAATGTATATGATTTAATTGCAGAACATTACAGCGAACTTTTTCCGCTTGAAACGGAAAAACTTGAATTTATACAACACATTTGTCCGTTGCCGGGCAGATTGTGCGATGCAGGCTGTGCAACCGGTGAACTTGCAATGGGTTTATATCAAAAGGGATATGATATATGCGGACTCGACTTAAATGAAAAGATGATTGGAATTGCAGAAAAGAAAGCTTCGTGTATCCGCAAAACAGGTGAGCTTATGTTCTATCATGCAGATATCGCCGATATTATGCAGTTCGGTAAATGTAAGGGCGTACTGTGTTTCGGTAATACGCTTCCGCATTTGCATGATGAAGAGGCTCTCCGCCGTTTTTTCGGTTCCGTGTATCGGTCATTAGAGGAGCACGGCATCTTTATTGTTGAAGTACTCAATTATGACCGCATCCTTACCGAGAAAAAAATGGATTTTAAAGATAAAGAAACAAAAGATTTTATTTTTAAGCGGCACTATGATTTTTTACCTGACGGGGATATCAGATTTACTATAGAATTTACCGATAAGCAGCGCAGTACCGTCGGTTCGGATTTTACGGTATTACATCCACTTAAGAGGCAAATGCTTTTAGCCTTATTTAAGCAGGCAGGATTCAAATCCGTTTCAGCCTATTCTGATTACAGCTTTACGGAAAGCCGTGCAGAAGATTATGCCGTAGTATACACAGCAAATAAATAA
- a CDS encoding NUDIX domain-containing protein, protein MNNILEIELQDTEWEFTYIDHDREIVRAIVIDDYENYYFVKVHRDDDFGKVTLIETAGGGVEPHEDLENAIRRELKEELGVEVDILYKIGIVSDYYNLIHRHNLNNYYLCRVKSFGDKNMTQTEVEDFHLSTLKLTYEEAIDKYTKYSNSRLGKLIANRELPILMRAKELISDF, encoded by the coding sequence ATGAATAATATACTTGAAATTGAATTACAAGATACCGAGTGGGAATTCACTTATATTGATCATGATAGAGAAATTGTAAGAGCTATTGTAATTGATGATTATGAAAATTATTATTTTGTTAAAGTTCATAGAGATGATGATTTTGGTAAAGTAACACTGATTGAGACAGCAGGCGGCGGAGTTGAACCGCACGAAGATTTAGAAAATGCAATTAGGAGAGAACTTAAAGAAGAATTAGGTGTAGAAGTTGATATTCTTTATAAAATAGGAATTGTCAGTGATTACTATAATTTAATTCACAGGCATAATCTAAATAATTATTATCTTTGCAGAGTAAAGTCCTTCGGTGATAAGAATATGACACAAACAGAAGTTGAAGATTTTCATTTATCTACTTTAAAATTAACTTATGAAGAAGCTATAGATAAATATACTAAATACTCAAACAGCCGATTAGGAAAACTCATTGCGAATAGAGAGTTGCCGATACTTATGAGAGCCAAAGAATTGATAAGTGATTTCTAA
- a CDS encoding energy-coupling factor transporter transmembrane component T family protein: MKPARNTQGWSMNPITLFILILLTSFLVFLVNQTMYYVLLGMSFLFLILFSYSEGIKRAVVYIGLFLLIKLLAYVDLGMTTGALIGLIALFLRLYPIFNIGRILILTSPLKIMSALRAVKAPQSLSIGLVTALRFLDEMTARLNEIKNGMKMRGLRLSLLHPIRSFELYLIPLIYKCLHVSETLTSSIIAKGIEYEGKKTSYRPVHFGWYDTVGLLAAVFLLWISVWA; the protein is encoded by the coding sequence ATGAAGCCGGCAAGAAACACTCAAGGATGGTCAATGAATCCGATAACGCTTTTTATACTCATACTGCTCACATCATTCTTGGTGTTTCTTGTCAATCAAACCATGTATTATGTGCTGCTCGGTATGAGCTTTCTCTTTTTGATTTTATTTTCATACTCGGAAGGTATAAAAAGGGCTGTAGTCTATATCGGCCTATTTTTGCTGATAAAGCTCTTGGCATATGTCGATTTAGGAATGACAACTGGAGCATTGATAGGATTGATAGCCTTATTTTTAAGGCTCTATCCTATCTTTAACATCGGAAGGATATTGATTTTAACCAGTCCCTTAAAAATTATGAGCGCATTGCGTGCGGTAAAAGCGCCGCAATCTCTTTCGATAGGACTGGTTACCGCCTTACGCTTTTTGGACGAAATGACGGCACGGTTAAACGAAATAAAAAACGGTATGAAGATGCGGGGTTTGCGTTTGAGCCTGTTACATCCTATCCGTTCGTTTGAACTCTATCTTATTCCCCTTATTTATAAATGTCTTCATGTAAGTGAAACGCTGACCTCTTCGATAATCGCAAAGGGGATTGAGTACGAAGGAAAAAAGACGAGTTATAGACCGGTGCACTTCGGCTGGTATGATACGGTGGGTTTATTAGCAGCTGTTTTTTTACTATGGATATCCGTATGGGCATAG
- a CDS encoding TetR/AcrR family transcriptional regulator has translation MNTGTYAQTHETILKNGKELFLKEGFERANLREICRLSGVTTGGFYRHFKDKADLFSALVEPAIQGLQAQYSASEKLCFTVLENSGIDKIWKVSAEALEDFVSYIFDHLEAFKLILCCASGTKYAEFTDWMVEREIKDMYKTCELLGKKGITVRRLPPKELHMLTHAYFSCIFETVLHNFKKKDALNSMKTLADFFSAGWRKVFGLEDEEKKGEAEF, from the coding sequence ATGAATACCGGAACTTACGCACAAACACACGAAACGATTCTCAAAAACGGTAAAGAACTTTTTTTAAAAGAAGGCTTTGAGCGTGCCAATTTGCGTGAAATATGCAGGCTTTCAGGCGTTACCACAGGCGGATTTTACCGGCACTTTAAGGATAAGGCCGACCTTTTTTCCGCATTGGTGGAACCTGCAATTCAGGGATTGCAAGCACAGTATTCCGCCTCCGAAAAACTATGTTTTACCGTGCTTGAAAACAGCGGTATCGATAAAATATGGAAAGTCTCGGCAGAAGCTCTTGAAGATTTTGTCTCTTATATTTTTGATCATCTTGAAGCCTTTAAGCTGATTCTCTGCTGCGCCTCAGGTACAAAATATGCCGAATTTACCGATTGGATGGTAGAGCGGGAAATTAAGGATATGTATAAAACCTGCGAACTGCTTGGAAAAAAAGGCATTACCGTCCGCCGCCTTCCGCCGAAAGAACTCCACATGCTGACCCATGCATATTTTTCCTGCATATTTGAAACCGTACTGCATAATTTCAAAAAAAAAGACGCTTTGAACTCAATGAAAACCCTCGCCGATTTTTTTTCCGCCGGCTGGAGGAAGGTTTTTGGGCTGGAGGATGAAGAGAAAAAGGGGGAAGCGGAATTTTAA
- the cbiD gene encoding cobalt-precorrin-5B (C(1))-methyltransferase CbiD, with amino-acid sequence MKLDLYIDKDGQKLRCGYTTGSCAAAAAKAAALILGGETMTSVKIDTPAGLVLDLPVEHCRFYKNKDGIAIGEAAVQKDAGDDPDSTDGIYIHAKVSYRNDGKVLIDGGEGIGRITKKGLFGEVGEAAINPVPRQMIEKEVLKVSKRGFNVEIFSPQGAEIGKKTFNKNIGVEGGISIIGTKGIVYPMSEDAIKKTIYLEIDGILQNSKKKEILLVPGNYGEGLKEKLNTIIDLPTVKISNYIGDSLSYAYSKGFKTMTLLGHIGKFAKLSIGIFNTHNRTADTRMEAFVYYLAMHGADKKTVETVNAFLTAEEAFNYLVENKMEMILKAMERGAEERIKKYLKDESLSIKVLIYSMKYGLVE; translated from the coding sequence ATGAAACTGGATTTATATATCGACAAAGACGGACAAAAGCTAAGATGCGGATATACGACGGGGAGCTGTGCGGCGGCGGCGGCTAAGGCGGCAGCTTTGATTTTGGGCGGTGAAACTATGACCTCGGTTAAAATCGATACGCCTGCAGGACTTGTCCTTGACCTTCCGGTAGAGCATTGCCGCTTTTATAAAAACAAAGACGGAATAGCTATTGGAGAGGCCGCCGTTCAAAAAGATGCGGGGGATGACCCGGACAGCACTGACGGCATCTACATCCATGCCAAGGTCTCTTATAGAAATGATGGTAAGGTTCTAATTGACGGTGGAGAGGGTATAGGAAGAATTACCAAAAAAGGTCTTTTCGGAGAAGTAGGGGAGGCTGCCATTAATCCCGTACCCCGTCAAATGATAGAAAAAGAAGTTTTAAAGGTTTCAAAAAGGGGCTTCAATGTAGAAATTTTCAGTCCTCAAGGAGCCGAAATCGGAAAAAAAACCTTTAATAAAAATATCGGTGTTGAAGGCGGCATCTCTATTATAGGCACAAAGGGCATAGTCTATCCTATGAGCGAAGATGCCATCAAAAAAACCATCTATCTTGAAATAGACGGAATATTACAAAATTCGAAAAAAAAAGAAATACTCTTGGTGCCGGGAAACTACGGGGAAGGCCTTAAAGAAAAACTAAACACTATAATAGACCTTCCCACCGTAAAAATTTCAAACTATATAGGGGATAGTTTAAGTTATGCCTATTCTAAAGGCTTTAAAACCATGACCTTACTCGGACACATAGGTAAATTCGCTAAACTTTCCATAGGTATTTTTAATACCCATAACCGCACCGCCGACACGCGCATGGAAGCCTTTGTCTACTACCTTGCCATGCATGGGGCAGACAAAAAAACAGTCGAAACCGTAAATGCTTTTTTAACGGCTGAAGAAGCCTTCAACTATCTTGTTGAAAACAAGATGGAAATGATTCTCAAAGCCATGGAAAGAGGCGCCGAAGAAAGAATCAAAAAATACCTCAAGGATGAAAGCCTTTCGATAAAGGTCTTAATCTATTCGATGAAATACGGCCTTGTAGAATGA
- a CDS encoding ABC transporter ATP-binding protein, with translation MGIVEARIKNFTYENDESPTLHAIDLSIEEGELVVLTGFSGCGKTTLTRILNGLIPYHYGGILDGEVRILGKNILDYKKGELAKYIGNVFQNPSDQFFATIAEEEVAFAGENLGMDFQTLCEKTDAAFQTMQIESLKGAKLSELSGGQKQKVAIASTLIYDTKLLFFDEPSSNLDYEGIVQFQAMIRDLKAMGKTIIIAEHRLFFLNELYDKLIYMKDGTIEKIFLKGELTTEDCRRYGLRAIRYDSLVCENPSVPKQAVTHIEDLSISIGRRELIKNLSFDVHAGEITAVIGKNGIGKTTLGKALGGLVSCKGQIGYGKRRRQRLKTVYYMMQDVDYQIFFDTVENELIPSSKLKDTAHLQQAAEYLHIIDLWEKRLDHPQELSGGQKQRLALATAFLSGRRIIILDEPTSGLDYKRMDEIAKLILHCAQEVPVLIITHDLELLFKVCNTAILLGENAYKKIPVNGNEGEIIGFMGKLSI, from the coding sequence ATGGGCATAGTAGAAGCAAGAATAAAAAACTTCACCTATGAAAATGATGAAAGTCCCACGCTCCATGCCATTGATTTGAGCATTGAAGAAGGCGAGCTCGTTGTGCTTACGGGTTTTTCCGGCTGCGGGAAGACTACCTTAACGCGGATATTAAACGGCTTAATTCCCTATCATTACGGCGGAATACTTGACGGTGAGGTGCGCATTTTAGGGAAGAACATCTTGGATTATAAAAAGGGCGAATTGGCAAAGTACATCGGCAATGTGTTTCAAAATCCGAGTGATCAGTTTTTTGCTACCATTGCAGAGGAAGAGGTTGCCTTTGCCGGAGAAAATCTCGGTATGGATTTTCAAACCCTGTGCGAAAAAACCGATGCTGCTTTTCAAACGATGCAGATAGAATCGCTTAAAGGTGCAAAACTTTCAGAGCTTTCCGGCGGGCAAAAACAAAAGGTCGCCATCGCTTCCACACTCATCTATGACACAAAGCTGCTGTTTTTCGATGAGCCTTCTTCCAATCTCGACTATGAAGGTATTGTGCAATTTCAAGCGATGATACGGGATTTAAAGGCGATGGGAAAAACGATTATCATTGCCGAGCACCGTTTATTTTTCTTAAATGAATTGTACGATAAGCTCATCTACATGAAGGACGGCACTATCGAAAAAATCTTTTTGAAAGGTGAATTGACAACAGAGGATTGCAGGCGATACGGACTGAGGGCAATACGGTATGACAGTCTTGTCTGCGAAAACCCTTCGGTGCCGAAACAAGCGGTTACGCATATCGAGGACTTGAGCATTTCTATCGGCAGGCGGGAACTTATCAAAAATCTTTCATTTGATGTACACGCAGGAGAGATTACCGCCGTTATCGGAAAAAACGGTATAGGAAAGACTACGCTCGGTAAGGCCTTAGGCGGGCTTGTGTCTTGCAAGGGGCAGATCGGTTACGGGAAGCGGCGGCGGCAGCGCTTAAAGACAGTGTATTATATGATGCAGGATGTTGACTATCAGATTTTTTTCGATACGGTAGAAAACGAGCTTATCCCTTCTTCAAAGCTGAAAGATACAGCCCACTTACAACAAGCGGCTGAGTACCTGCACATAATTGACCTTTGGGAAAAGAGGCTTGACCATCCGCAGGAACTTTCAGGCGGACAAAAGCAGCGGCTCGCTCTTGCAACGGCTTTTTTAAGCGGCCGGCGCATCATCATCTTAGATGAGCCAACCAGCGGTCTCGACTACAAACGCATGGACGAAATCGCAAAGCTCATCTTACACTGCGCTCAAGAAGTCCCCGTGCTCATCATCACCCACGACTTGGAGCTCTTATTCAAAGTCTGCAACACCGCCATCCTGCTTGGTGAAAACGCATACAAGAAAATTCCGGTAAACGGAAATGAAGGTGAAATTATTGGGTTTATGGGGAAACTTTCAATATAA